The window TACTTTGGCTCACAGGGCCCAGGGCTCTGGGTGGGTGGTCCCCTGTCCATGTACGGGGCCGTGTACAGCTCTGGGCTCAGGATACACACCTTTGAGACACACCTGAGCCCCGAACAGAAGGTGCTTTCCCCTGAGGGCCGCTGCGTATAGAGCCTCTCACTCACAGGTTCTGATCCAAGTAGGAAGCCAGCCTGGGCCTATGTTCTGGCCAACAGCACCGAGTGAATGGATATCCAGGGTTGAAACAAAAGTTGCCCAGGTCTGTAGGTGTGATGAGGACCACaacagggttgttttttttttttttagcagctgTACTTCAGGGGTGCCTTATCGATGTTGGTGGTGCTTTTAACTTTATTGAAGCCTAGCTGATCAGGGGTGCCTGTGAGCATGAAGGCCGCATGCTTGAACTTCAGGATccgtggggctgggctggggagcaGGGATGTAAGAAGCTTCCCCAGCAGAGTCCGAGCCCTCGGATTCTGTGTACACGATCACATCTGGAGAACGGCGGCCCTAGAAAAGGCATCCCCTGCAACAGCCAAGCAACTCTTCCAGATCCCAAGCTGAGCCACAGAGAGCTCGCAGCTGAAGCCGCCTTCATCTACCAGATAAGTTCAAATGCCTTGAGACAGAGCCCCAGGGCACTCCAGATGCCCCTCCCCATCTCCTGTCCCTCCCTCTGGACCTTCAGAGGCTCCTCCCAGGTCTCCAGACTTAGGTCTAGGCTGTCTCCTCCCCCAGGCTTCTCCCTCACCCTGAAGGGCATAATAAAAAGACACTAAGACCAGTTCTAAACTGTCGTCTCaacacagaggagcctcacaggagTGGCTGGACAGCACCTGTCATCtcttcccctgccctcctccacacGCCAGAAGAATGCTAATCACAGTCCTCAGGGACCACCGCTTTTAAGCTCACTCCTCTCTGTCATCCTAGTTGGAAACTTATTCTTAGAACCTAGACACAACAGCTGCACGGTAAAGGTTCAAAACACAgcaagagacagagagggagggtgggggagagagaaaggaaggaaagaaggaagaaagggagagaaacaaAGGGAGGAAGCGAGACCTAATCCAAAGCTCTCTGGAACTGACCTGCCTGACGGCTGCTAGAGTAGAATTCCTGAGCAAGTGACTGGGCCTCAGAGTCCcaacctgtaaaatggggaataaTGTAAGTATACACCTGGGAGGCTAGCTGCAGAGTTACATGAAATAATCCAGGCAGATGGATcagaatggtgcctggcacagattAAACACTCAGTAGAATAAGGAGGGATGGTGTTATTCCCTTCTGGCGGAAGcattcccctcccccacacagAGTCCCTGGCAAACAGCAGGCTTCAGCAAGCGCTGAATAGACAAGACCACGCCAGCCCTCATACTTCCGAAGGCAGACTGCCCATGTCGGCACTCTGGAAACCTGTCCTAGGGATGTGGTAACAGGGAGCAATCCAGGCTCCCTGCAGACTTGGGGCGCATCTGAGTGGAGGAGCGTCCCGGCTAGGGGCTACCACCCATTCCAGCCTTCCAGGTCGTCGGTCACAATCCCTTAGAGTGACTCAGCCCAGCACGGGGCAGCCTATTAGTGAAGATAATCATAGGGAAGCCGCTGGGGTCAGCGCTCGTTCGCCGCGAGGCCCCCTCCCCTGGGGGAAAAACAAAGCCGTCAGAATAAAAGGGGCCAGTCGGCCGGGATCGGGAAATGAAAAACGGACCCAGACCCTAACCTCTGTGCAAGGCTGGCCGGAGAGGTCGTGATGGTCGCTTCTGATGGGGAAGACGGTGGGGAATTGGGCCCCCGAGGGCCTGCCAATTCCAGTCCAGAGAGCCTGGCTCCAGGATCTCGCGCCCCAAGGTGGGGGCAGCAGCCCCCAGGGCCGtcctggggctggaggaaggtGTTGGAAAGATATGGCAGCGAAGGCCCGGGGTCCCCTCCCCGGCCCCTCGCAGCCCCAGCCTCAAATTCGGCTTACCGCGTCTAGATCGTCCGCACCGCCCGGCTTCTCGGTTCTCCGGCTTCTGCCTGGGTCAGCTGATCAGAGGCCCCGCCCCGTCCCATCCCGCCTCGCCACGCCCCGGAGCTGCGTGGCTCCGCCTCCCGAGCGGCGCTCCTGGCGGGGGCGGTCCCTGAAGGCGCGGCCAGCGAGCCTGGCGCGCGGAGGGGCGGGGTTACGCCGGGTCCCGCCCCAGCTGTGGGTGGGCGGGGCCGCAGGCGCCCGAGCGCGCAGGCGCCGGCCTCATGCTGAGGACCTTGACTCGCGCGGTGGGCCGCGCCGCCGTCCGCTGCGCTCGCAGCCCCCAGCTGCCCGGGGCGcgcaccgccgccgccgccgccatgtCTCGGTCCCCGCGGGCCTCCTCTGGCTCCCCGGCCCGGCCCGCCACCGTGCTGGGCACCATGGAGATGGGGCGCCGCATGGACGCGCCCGCCAGCGCCGCGGCCGTGCGCGCCTTCCTGGAGCGCGGCCACGCTGAGTTGGACACGGCCTTCATGTACAACGACGGCCGGTCCGAGAGCATCCTGGGCGGCCTGGGGCTCGGGCTGGGCGGCAGCGGCTGCACAGGTAAAGCCCGGCGCCCCGACCGCCCGTCCTCACCCAGCCGCGTGCCGCGCGGATTTGTGCGCAGGACGCCAACCCGACCCAGCCACACCCCCGCAGCGGCCAGGGCCGGCAGCTCCGTCCGCTCCCGGGGCGCCGACCTCCCCTCGCCGTCCCGCAGCTTTGTGGACCCCCCGCTCGCTCTTCGAGCTCCGTGCGCGTCCAGTCCGGACAGCTGAAGAGCGCTTTATCCGGACCACCTTCCCCTCCGCTCTTCTGGGCTTGCAACTCGGTAGCCCCAGAGTCTTACCCGAGCCTAGCCTAGTCTCGCTTTCCTGTCTCTGTTGCTTTCTTGGTGCTCCTCTTTGCGGCGCTGGTCTCCAGAGCTGTGCCCTAACCCGCCTCCTACGCTGCCCGGTGCGCGTGACAGGTCCCCAGGCGCTCTGCCTGCGCCCCTCTCCCCATTGCCTTCATTGCCGgtgcgccccccccccgcccagctccctttcctcttcccttttctttcatcAGGCCCTAGACTTCGTTCGTTTGGCAGCACCCCTGGCTCTCCCACTGAGAGCTGCAGCATCGCCCCTGGCGAGGCTGGGAGAGAAGGGGTGGTGGGCTGAAGAGTGGGGAGGCGTGAGAGAGGGGGTAAGGGCTTTCTGTCCACTTCTGTAGCCCCGTGCCAGCCTCTTATGGAGGTATAACCCGCCTCCAGGGAGCTCGTCGTCCAGTGGGGAAGACGGAAGCAAAtgatggcagaggagcctagaagagGAAGCACTTTTAAGGGAGGAAGAcatgaggggcaggaggaggacctGGGAAAGGCTCAGAATGCCCCGGAGCTGGACCCTCGAGGACCAGTTGTAGTTTGCTGGGCAGAGAATGAAAGAAAGGGGCATGAGAGGCAGAGAGCATAGCTGTGCCAGGCCTGGTGTGTGGAAGGGTGGCCTGGAGGCAGGTGTGGCttgagtgatgtgtgtgtgtgtggagggatgGTCCCTCATCCGCCTAATGCCACTGGATGAGCCTCCTCTGTTTCATCCTGAGGCTCTTCCTTCCCAGCCCTTGTGGGTGGTACCCTCTGGGTTCGCCTTAGAGTCACAGCTTGGTGAATCCGCAGGAACTGGGAATGTGCATCTCAGACCCACGCTCTAGCTCACCTGGCTGCCTCCCTTGGCTAATGAAAATCTGGTTCCTGAACTGGTTTTTCTCCTGCCGGCCCTCCCCCACTTCCTTCTTTGAGGCCAGGCGCTCACTGAGTCCAAGTCCTCGCGTGGGACCCAGGCAAAGTTCACGCCAAGAGTGCAGCAGGGGGGCTGACAGGTGTGGGGACGGCGAAAATCTGGGCTGGAAGCTGAGGGACTTGGTCCTCCCCTCTGAGCCACCGAGCTGCCTCTGCACGTGTGGGAAGGACGGAATCCAGAGCGCTGGCGTTCTTCCCGTTTTCGTTGCTTGCTGCGTTGCGAGGCTGGGGCCTGGgtagttccccaccagggatcaaaacccgaGCCCCTGAAGTGGGGGCACGGAGTCCtgcccactgggccaccagaggcgCCCAGAGAGAAGGCACTCCTCACAGCACTTGCAAGCTGCTCGCATGACAGAGCACTCTCCTGtcctgctggggtgggggtgcatgCTTCCAGGAGTCTAGAAGGGAGAGGCCGACTGCCACTGCCTTCCGCTCGTTTCGCCTTCTTCCTCGCTCTCTCGTGGACCTGCCGGGGCCGTGCTCCACAGCTGCGTCTCTTCCCGAGCTCTTGGAGCAGCGTGTATACTTGTTCCGTCTCCAGGCGTGGCTGTCTGTGGTGCAGCTGACTGGTTCAGTCAGGAAACCTTTGAACAACAGGTGGGATTTGAGAAAACCCTTTGGAATTGGGTCCGGGCCCCCTTCTCTTGTCTCGTGTCCCAGCGCTCCCTGCCTGGGGCTCACGCTCTTATAACTCAGTATTCCACCTACTGTGCTTTCTTGTCTTTGCCCAAGTTCCCTCCCTCCGAACGTGCTTCCTTGTTGGCTGGGACTCTTTTTAGAGACTCAGTTTCGGGGgtcaggaagccctccctggaaTTCCTCAGTTGGACACGCGGGTCTGCTATGGCCTCCACTGCGCTTTCCTATTTAACATCAGCTTCTGGCCTGTGAGCGCCTTGAGGGCAGAGACGGGAGTGTGATTCCTTCATCTGGCATACTTGGGCTCTGCCCCAGGCTCACCAGCCAGCAGTGGTGACTAATGGCGGCAGTGAATGTCAGGAGCGCACATGAGGCACTATTTAATCCTCATGAGGACACCCTCGTGTTGTAGATTAGagaactgaaactcagagaatCTAAGTAATTTCTCCAGGGTCACGTGGCTAGCAAGTGGTTATATTAACCATTACATTCTTCCTGCAAAGCGAAAATTGCTACCAAGGCcaatccctgggaggggaagtcACTGAAGCCTGACAGCCTCCGGTCCCAGCTGGAGACGTCCCTCCAGCGGCTGCAGTGCCCCCGGGTCGACCTCTTCTATCTGCACGCGCCGGACCACGGCACGCCTGTGGAAGAGACGCTGCGTGCCTGCCACCAGCTGCACCAGGAGGTGAGGACGGCCTGCCACTCCCCATCCTGGCCTGTTGGTGCCCAGAGAGCAGAGGCTCCAGGGCTGTCCCGGAGCAGAGCAGGGGACGGACCCCACGCCCAGGGTTCCAGTCTCTGGATCTGGCCTCCTAGGCTGCGGGGGAGTCTGACCGTGGCCTCTCCCCCGCAGGGCAAGTTCGTGGAGCTCGGCCTCTCCAACTATGCCGCCTGGGAGGTGGCTGAGATCTGTACCCTGTGCAGGAGCAACGGCTGGATCCTGCCCACCGTGTACCAGGTGAGGCCAGGGCTACAAAGGCCCATCTCCAGGGCGCCTGCCATCCCAGGTCCTCTTGTGCCCCCCGCCCTCTCCCACTCCCCTGCTCCCAGCCTGTAGATGGCCCCCGGGGCCCTCAGGCCCTGGCCCCCCTTCCTGCCTGCTTCTGGCTCTGCGGTCAGCCAAAACtcgcctcccccttctccctggAAGGAGTGCCGGGGTGTCACTTAGATACCTCTTCCTCTGGAAGGCTTTCCCGACAGCCCAGTGGGTCCTCCAGTCTCCAGACCCCAGCTTTATGCATTGAGTGAGTATCTCTGAGAATCTGCCGTGATCACAGAAGCCACCTTTGCTCATCTGTCCCGTcctgtttgcttgcttgcttgtttggCTGCCTCGGGTCTCAGCTGCGTCACACAGGACCCGCATTGCGGCCCAcggactctccagttgtggctctcaggcttagttgccctaccagggatcagacccgtgcCCCTGGCatcgcaaggtggattcttaaccactgaaccatcaggagcGTCCACTCTGCTTTGATTTTAACTCGACTCTGACATCTCCTGAAGCAGAGAGCTCACCAGGTCCACGTGTGTTTGAGAGCTCGGGGTCCAGCCCGTGGCTGGTGCCTGCGGATGTGTGTGGGATGGCAGAGCCAGGCCGCCGTCCCTTCCTGGGGCCCAGCCCCATCTCCCCGTCCACCAGTAGTGACTTTGGAAACCATGCTGGGGCCCTGGGGGTCTTGACCGAAGACTTTGAGAGCAGGCTGGGGCTCCCCGGCCGGGCCCCCGCTCAGCTGGCCCTTCTGCCTGCAGGGCATGTACAACGCCACCACCCGGCAGGTGGAGACGGAGCTCCTGCCCTGCCTCCGGCGCTTTGGACTGAGGTTCTACGCCTACAACCCTCTGGCTGGTACTGGCTGCGGGCACAGGCTCCCCTGGGTGGGAGGGCGTTCCTGACCCCGTTCTGCCCCTT is drawn from Capra hircus breed San Clemente unplaced genomic scaffold, ASM170441v1, whole genome shotgun sequence and contains these coding sequences:
- the LOC102170282 gene encoding LOW QUALITY PROTEIN: aflatoxin B1 aldehyde reductase member 2 (The sequence of the model RefSeq protein was modified relative to this genomic sequence to represent the inferred CDS: inserted 1 base in 1 codon; added 78 bases not found in genome assembly), with the translated sequence MLRTLTRAVGRAAVRCARSPQLPGARTAAAAAMSRSPRASSGSPARPATVLGTMEMGRRMDAPASAAAVRAFLERGHAELDTAFMYNDGRSESILGGLGLGLGGSGCTAKIATKANPWEGKSLKPDSLRSQLETSLQRLQCPRVDLFYLHAPDHGTPVEETLRACHQLHQEGKFVELGLSNYAAWEVAEICTLCRSNGWILPTVYQGMYNATTRQVETELLPCLRRFGLRFYAYNPLAGGLLTGRYKYEDKDGKQPVGRFFGNNWAEVYRNRYWKEHHFEGIALVEKXLQAAYGTSAPSMTSAALRWMYHHSQLQGRPRDAVILGMSSLEQLEENLAATEEGPLEPAVVQAFDQAWRLVAHDCPSYFR